The sequence below is a genomic window from Pleurocapsa sp. PCC 7327.
ATCTCCTTGGGGATGGAGAGACAGTGGGAGGAGAAGCTAACCAAATCATCCTCCCCAGGTGGAAGCTCTGGAGACCTACATCCTTCATCCTTCCTCCCTCCACTGACTAAGCTTGTCTCTAGTCGTCGTCGTCAAGGCGAGCGAATTCTTCTAATTCTCGATAAGCTTGCTTGAGGCGAGCATAGTGAGCTTCTTTAATTTCCTCAAGCGCTTCTGTATCGACGAGGTGGCGATACACCGAATTAACTAATTCCGCATGATAGGTTTCGCGTTCGTTACTGTAGTCAATCGTCACGCGAGAGCTATTATATTCATCGTCGGTATAGAACTGCTTCGCTTCGGTAGACGCAGCCATAGCAGTTGTTGACGATTGTCCGCCAGAAATCGCCATGGAGACGGCATCAAAATATCCGGTGCCGACTTCGCGCTGGTGGCGCGTTGCCGTATAGCCGTGAACCTCGCTAGCAAATTCGGCTTCCTGCATTTGGGAGTAGGCAGCCATGCCGCTTTGAGCATAACCGCGAGCCAACTCAAACATGCTGTAGTTGAGAGCGTGGAACCCAGCTAGGGTGACAAATTGGAATTTATATCCCATTGCTCCGAGTTCTTTTTGGAACTTGGCAATGGTGGACTCGTCTAGGTTGGCTTTCCAGTTAAACGAGGGAGAGCAGTTATAAGCCAGCAGCTTGCCAGGATACTTGCTGTGAATCGCTTCTGCAAACAGGCGGGCTTCTTCCAAATTCGGCGTAGAGGTTTCCCACCATAGCAAGTCGGCATAGGGGGCATAAGACAAGCCGCGAGCAATGCAGTGAGCAAGACCGGAACCGGGTTTGAGGCGATAGAATCCTTCAACCGTTCTTTCTCCCGTAATAAAGGGGCGATCGCGCTCGTCCACATCGCTGGTAATTAGCGTGGCACTTTCTGCATCGGTGCGAGCAACGACTAGCGTAGGGACTCCCATCACGTCTGCCGCCAGCCGTGCGGCGTTGAGGTTGCGAATGTGGGCGGCTGTGGGAATTAGAACTTTCCCGCCGAGATGACCGCATTTCTTTTCAGAAGCGAGTTGATCTTCATAGTGTACGGCAGCAGCACCAGCCTCGATATAGGCTTTCATGATTTCAAAGCTGTTTAAGGGACCGCCAAATCCAGCTTCTGCGTCGGCGACGATGGGCGCAAACCAGTGGATATTGCCTTTTCCCTCCAGGTGTTGAATTTGATCGGCTCGCTGAAAAGTTCGGTTGATGCGACGGCACAATTCCGGACCGCTATTAGCCGGGTAGAGGCTTTGGTCGGGATACATGGCTCCGGCGACGTTAGCGTCGGCTGCTACTTGCCAGCCAGATAGGTAGATTGCCTTGAGTCCGGCACGTACCATTTGCATAGCCTGATTTCCCGTCACTGCGCCCAGCGCGTTGATGTAGTCTTCGCTGTGCAGGAGTTCCCAAAGCCGATTGGCTCCCATTTCAGCTAAGGTGTAGCAAATGGAAATCGAGCCGCGTAGTTTCTGTACGTCTTCGGGGGTATAATTGCGCTCGAT
It includes:
- the aceA gene encoding isocitrate lyase is translated as MSQLSQRQLTFEQLVPHAPKGRFDGIERNYTPEDVQKLRGSISICYTLAEMGANRLWELLHSEDYINALGAVTGNQAMQMVRAGLKAIYLSGWQVAADANVAGAMYPDQSLYPANSGPELCRRINRTFQRADQIQHLEGKGNIHWFAPIVADAEAGFGGPLNSFEIMKAYIEAGAAAVHYEDQLASEKKCGHLGGKVLIPTAAHIRNLNAARLAADVMGVPTLVVARTDAESATLITSDVDERDRPFITGERTVEGFYRLKPGSGLAHCIARGLSYAPYADLLWWETSTPNLEEARLFAEAIHSKYPGKLLAYNCSPSFNWKANLDESTIAKFQKELGAMGYKFQFVTLAGFHALNYSMFELARGYAQSGMAAYSQMQEAEFASEVHGYTATRHQREVGTGYFDAVSMAISGGQSSTTAMAASTEAKQFYTDDEYNSSRVTIDYSNERETYHAELVNSVYRHLVDTEALEEIKEAHYARLKQAYRELEEFARLDDDD